The following coding sequences are from one Odontesthes bonariensis isolate fOdoBon6 chromosome 10, fOdoBon6.hap1, whole genome shotgun sequence window:
- the ccm2l gene encoding cerebral cavernous malformations 2 protein-like, producing MMDYEPKKSKKAFVSPIKRLVWSKSGRRPVERGSVYRRPLHTVPLYPPDYLIHPERLIFDYVEKEVKFLGQLTWVSVSLNPSSRDELLQLLDTARQLKVLPLKTSVDQDCILSLSARCLLLTWRNNEKLLMRIPTHEIAAASYLRDDALHLLVLKTGLNVDSVVAGDDSLDRKKPPGINGRRQTMSSNADPRPSGGTMERRHTICGVDWRPSLSRSNHDKNQNMERGGGERGGGGGGGERGGGGSLERKRVGGSWERRQQTRKTGGSWENRRARPMSGSWGVGVGGAGGGSWEKRHGGGGGGGSWERRGGGGGGGGGGSWERRQACTGSWERGKSYGSWERRNYNPLEPTPCPDAYCNLVILAVENRDAAEEYCSLICQMFQIIYGHQTIECVDRAGFHHTVPDRYWLQRSDSCLTDMSYSYDPEFSCCSSYDGSQDAFELYYSETYSEGSSLSLQDSHRSLASVSDGGDSNPALLLMQEYMITLHNKLSPVELQQFAVLLREYRLGSNIDHFCSELLQLYGDNRKFLLLGMRPFIPDKDVGAFESFLESIGIREGGILTDSFGRIKRSMSNTSATAMRGYDNGSLASGSQEFNRRITDITHDIQALGFQDTHGDIEEEDYYL from the exons ATGATGGACTATGAACCAAAGAAGTCCAAGAAG GCTTTTGTCTCACCCATTAAGCGGCTTGTCTGGTCCAAATCTGGTCGCAGGCCGGTAGAACGAGGGAGTGTTTACCGGCGCCCACTGCACACTGTCCCCCTCTACCCCCCTGACTACCTCATCCACCCTGAGAGACTCATTTTTGACTATGTGGAGAAGGAGGTAAAG TTCCTAGGTCAACTCACCTGGGTGTCAGTTTCACTGAATCCTTCTAGTCGAGATGAACTTCTGCAGCTTCTGGACACAGCCAGG CAGCTGAAGGTACTGCCACTGAAGACGAGTGTGGACCAGGACTGTATTCTGAGTCTGTCTGCTCGCTGTCTGCTGCTGACATGGAGAAACAACGAGAAGCTGCTGATGAGGATACCCACACATGAGATCGCTGCTGCTTCCTACCTGAGAGATGACGCACTGCACCTGCTGGTCCTCAAAACAG GTCTAAATGTAGATTCTGTGGTTGCCGGGGACGACAGCTTGGACAGGAAAAAGCCACCAGGCATCaatgggcgtcgccaaactatGAGCTCCAATGCTGACCCACGACCTTCCGGAGGTACAATGGAGCGGCGACACACCATCTGTGGAGTCGACTGGAGGCCATCACTGTCCAGAAGTAACCATGACAAAAACCAGAATATGGAGAGGGGAGGGGGAgagaggggagggggagggggaggaggagagagggggGGTGGAGGGAGCTTAGAGAGAAAGAGAGTAGGTGGAAGTTGGGAGAGGAGGCAGCAAACGCGTAAAACAGGAGGGAGCTGGGAGAACCGCAGAGCAAGACCCATGAGTGGGAGTTGGGGGGTGGGTGTAGGAGGAGCTGGTGGGGGGAGCTGGGAGAAGAGACATGGGgggggtggaggaggtgggagctgggagaggaggggaggaggtggtggtggtggaggtgggGGGAGCTGGGAGCGACGACAAGCCTGCACTGGAAGCTGGGAAAGAGGGAAGAGCTATGGTAGCTGGGAAAGGAGGAACTACAACCCCCTGGAGCCCACCCCGTGCCCTGATGCCTACTGCAACCTGGTCATCCTTGCTGTGGAGAACAGG GATGCAGCAGAGGAGTACTGTTCTTTGATTTGCCAGATGTTCCAGATTATCTATGGACATCAGACTATCGAATGTGTTGACAGGGCAGGCTTTCACCACACAGTGCCAGACCGCTATTGGCTGCAGAGGA GTGACAGCTGTCTGACTGACATGTCCTATAGTTATGATCCAGAGTTTAGCTGCTGCAGCTCATA TGATGGCTCCCAAGATGCCTTCGAACTCTATTATAGTGAGACATACAGTGAGGGCTCGTCTCTCTCCCTGCAGGACTCCCATCGCAGTCTGGCATCAGTCAGTGATGGAGGAGATAGTAACCCCGCCTTGCTGCTGATGCAGGAGTACATGATTACC CTGCACAACAAGCTGAGTCCAGTGGAGCTGCAGCAGTTTGCCGTGTTGCTGAGAGAATACAGGCTGGGATCAAACATCGACCActtctgctctgagctgctgcaACTCTACGGAGACAACCGCAAGTTCCTGCTGCTGG GCATGCGACCGTTCATCCCAGACAAAGATGTTGGGGCATTTGAGAGTTTCTTGGAAAGTATTGGCATCCGGGAGGGTGGGATTTTAACCGACAGCTTTGGACGTATTAAACGCAGCATGAGCAACACTTCGGCCACAGCCATGAGAGG GTATGACAATGGCTCTCTGGCCTCAGGATCTCAGGAATTCAACCGACGCATCACTGACATCACCCATGACATCCAGGCACTTGGCTTCCAGGACACGCATGGAGACATTGAGGAGGAAGACTACTACCTTTGA